From Macaca mulatta isolate MMU2019108-1 chromosome 1, T2T-MMU8v2.0, whole genome shotgun sequence, the proteins below share one genomic window:
- the NKAIN1 gene encoding sodium/potassium-transporting ATPase subunit beta-1-interacting protein 1: MGKCSGRCTLVAFCCLQLVAALERQIFDFLGYQWAPILANFLHIMAVILGIFGTVQYRSRYLILYAAWLVLWVGWNAFIICFYLEVGQLSQDRDFIMTFNTSLHRSWWMENGPGCLVTPVLNSRLALEDHHVISVTGCLLDYPYIEALSSALQIFLALFGFVFACYVSKVFLEEEDSFDFIGGFDSYGYQAPQKTSHLQLQPLYTSG, from the exons GTGGCTGCGCTGGAGCGGCAGATCTTTGACTTCCTGGGCTACCAGTGGGCTCCCATCCTAGCCAACTTCCTGCACATCATGGCAGTCATCCTGGGCATCTTTGGCACCGTGCAGTACCGATCCCGGTACCTCATCCTG TATGCAGCCTGGCTGGTGCTCTGGGTTGGCTGGAATGCGTTTATCATCTGCTTCTACTTGGAGGTTGGACAGCTGTCCCAG GACCGGGACTTCATCATGACCTTCAACACATCCCTGCACCGCTCCTGGTGGATGGAGAATGGACCAGGCTGCCTGGTGACACCTGTTCTGAACTCCCGCCTGGCTCTGGAGGACCACCATGTCATCTCTGTCACTGGCTGCTTGCTTGACTATCCCTACATTGAAGCCCTCAGCAGCGCCCTGCAGATCTTCCTGGCA CTGTTCGGCTTCGTGTTCGCCTGCTACGTGAGCAAAGtgttcctggaggaggaggacagCT TTGACTTCATCGGCGGCTTTGACTCCTACGGATACCAGGCGCCCCAGAAGACGTCGCATTTACAGCTGCAGCCTCTGTACAC GTCGGGGTAG